One genomic window of Pseudomonas chlororaphis subsp. piscium includes the following:
- a CDS encoding L-threonylcarbamoyladenylate synthase, producing the protein MVSSWRVQQAAREIRAGAVIAYPTEAVWGLGCDPWNEEAVDRLLAIKSRSVDKGLILIADNIRQFDFLFEDFPQEWLDRMASTWPGPNTWLVPHQNLLPEWVTGVHDTVALRVSDHPVVRELCALVGPLISTSANPQGRPAARTRIRVEQYFRGQLDMVLGGNLGGRKNPSLIRDLVSGRIVRPA; encoded by the coding sequence ATGGTCAGCAGTTGGCGTGTGCAACAAGCCGCACGAGAAATTCGCGCAGGGGCGGTGATTGCCTATCCAACCGAAGCAGTCTGGGGGTTGGGGTGCGACCCGTGGAACGAAGAGGCGGTGGACCGGTTGCTGGCCATCAAGTCGCGCTCCGTGGACAAGGGCCTGATCCTTATCGCCGACAACATCCGCCAGTTCGATTTTCTCTTCGAGGACTTCCCCCAGGAATGGCTCGATCGCATGGCCAGCACCTGGCCGGGCCCGAACACCTGGCTGGTGCCCCATCAGAATCTGTTGCCGGAATGGGTCACCGGGGTCCATGACACCGTAGCCTTGCGGGTCAGCGATCATCCAGTGGTGCGTGAGTTGTGCGCGTTGGTGGGGCCGCTGATTTCCACTTCGGCCAACCCCCAGGGGCGCCCGGCCGCGCGCACGCGGATTCGCGTCGAGCAGTATTTCCGCGGGCAACTGGACATGGTCCTGGGCGGCAACCTGGGCGGGCGCAAGAACCCGAGCCTGATCCGCGACCTGGTGAGCGGCAGGATCGTTCGCCCGGCCTGA
- the dprA gene encoding DNA-processing protein DprA, translating to MSLPVQAPVSPAELEARLRLHRLPDFGPKRFQLLLEAFGSAAKAISAPASAWHALGLPAGAAEARRNAEVRDGASRALAWLERPGQHLLMWDQPDYPPLLNEIADAPPLLFVAGDPRILEKPQLAVVGSRRASRPGMDTAAAFSRSLAAAGFVITSGLALGIDGAAHQAALEVGGQTVGVLGTGLEKFYPQRNRRLADAMIAQGSAVVSEFPLETGPHASHFPRRNRIISGLSLGVLVVEASVASGSLITARLAAEQGREVYAIPGSIHHPGARGCHQLIRDGAVLVETIEHILEALRGWQRLPLSTAPPTAAPAHPLLALLHAAPQTSEGLVEASGWSLPKVLAALTELELEGHAVCEGGCWYARAKG from the coding sequence ATGTCACTGCCTGTCCAGGCTCCGGTTTCCCCCGCGGAACTGGAAGCCCGTCTACGTTTGCACCGTTTGCCGGACTTCGGCCCGAAGCGTTTTCAGCTGCTGCTCGAAGCCTTCGGTTCGGCCGCCAAGGCCATCAGTGCGCCGGCCAGTGCCTGGCATGCGCTGGGCCTGCCGGCGGGCGCGGCCGAGGCCCGGCGCAACGCCGAGGTGCGCGATGGCGCCAGCCGTGCATTGGCTTGGCTGGAGCGTCCGGGCCAGCATTTACTGATGTGGGACCAGCCTGACTACCCGCCACTGCTGAATGAAATTGCCGATGCGCCGCCGCTGCTGTTTGTCGCCGGCGATCCGCGGATCCTGGAAAAACCGCAGTTGGCGGTGGTCGGCAGCCGTCGCGCTTCGAGGCCCGGCATGGACACCGCCGCGGCCTTTTCCCGCAGCCTGGCCGCCGCCGGTTTTGTCATCACCAGCGGCCTGGCGCTGGGGATCGATGGTGCGGCGCACCAGGCCGCCCTGGAGGTCGGTGGGCAGACCGTCGGCGTACTGGGCACCGGCCTGGAAAAATTTTATCCACAGCGCAATCGGCGCCTGGCCGACGCCATGATCGCCCAGGGCAGCGCGGTGGTTTCCGAGTTCCCGCTGGAGACCGGGCCCCACGCCAGCCACTTTCCCCGGCGCAACCGGATCATCAGCGGCCTGTCCCTTGGCGTGTTGGTGGTGGAGGCCAGCGTCGCCAGCGGTTCGTTGATCACCGCCCGGCTCGCCGCCGAGCAAGGCCGCGAGGTGTATGCGATACCGGGGTCGATCCATCACCCCGGGGCCAGGGGCTGTCATCAACTGATTCGCGATGGCGCGGTGCTGGTGGAGACCATCGAACATATCCTCGAAGCCTTGCGTGGCTGGCAACGGCTGCCGTTATCCACAGCCCCGCCAACGGCCGCGCCCGCTCACCCGTTGCTGGCGCTGTTGCACGCCGCGCCGCAGACCAGCGAGGGCCTGGTGGAGGCCAGTGGCTGGAGCCTGCCCAAGGTGCTGGCGGCGCTCACCGAACTGGAGCTGGAGGGCCATGCGGTATGCGAAGGAGGCTGTTGGTATGCCCGGGCAAAAGGCTAG
- the choX gene encoding choline ABC transporter substrate-binding protein, which produces MQRLSTAVTAALLALGSASIPALAWAEQGCETVKMADPGWSDIAATNAIAGFLLDGMGYKAKVDTLAVPITFGGLKDGQVDVFLGNWMPAQQGFYDKFVANGDVTQLAKNLDGTEFTLAVPDYVWDAGVHDFNDLNKYAELHPKEVDKKLYGIGSGAPANLSLQEIIKKNDFDLGQWKLIESSEQAMLAEVSRAVKRQKFVTFLGWTPHPMNVQLKMHYLKGGEKYFGDTGSVYTLTRKGYAQACPNVGKLLSNLSFTQEMENSIMAEVANKKVSNFDAAKAWIKANPAVLDKWLDGVKTLDGKDALPAVQAKL; this is translated from the coding sequence ATGCAAAGGTTATCCACAGCAGTGACGGCCGCGCTTCTGGCGCTGGGCAGTGCTTCGATCCCGGCCCTGGCCTGGGCCGAACAGGGGTGCGAGACCGTGAAGATGGCCGACCCGGGCTGGAGCGACATCGCCGCCACCAACGCCATCGCCGGTTTCCTGTTGGACGGCATGGGCTACAAGGCCAAGGTCGATACCCTGGCGGTGCCGATCACCTTCGGCGGGCTCAAGGACGGCCAGGTGGATGTGTTCCTGGGCAACTGGATGCCGGCGCAGCAGGGCTTCTACGACAAGTTCGTGGCCAATGGCGATGTCACCCAGTTGGCGAAGAACCTGGACGGCACCGAGTTCACCCTGGCGGTGCCGGATTACGTCTGGGACGCCGGCGTGCATGACTTCAACGACCTGAACAAATACGCCGAGCTACACCCAAAAGAAGTCGACAAAAAGCTCTACGGCATCGGCTCCGGGGCCCCGGCCAACCTGTCGTTGCAGGAGATCATCAAGAAGAACGACTTCGACCTTGGCCAGTGGAAACTGATCGAGTCCAGCGAACAGGCGATGCTCGCCGAAGTCTCGCGGGCGGTGAAAAGGCAGAAGTTCGTCACCTTCCTCGGCTGGACCCCGCACCCGATGAACGTGCAACTGAAAATGCATTACCTCAAGGGAGGCGAGAAGTACTTCGGCGACACCGGCAGCGTCTACACCCTGACCCGCAAGGGTTATGCACAGGCCTGCCCGAACGTCGGCAAACTGCTGAGCAACCTGAGCTTCACCCAGGAAATGGAGAACAGCATCATGGCTGAGGTGGCCAACAAGAAGGTCAGCAACTTTGACGCAGCCAAGGCCTGGATCAAGGCCAACCCGGCGGTGCTGGACAAGTGGCTGGACGGGGTGAAGACCCTCGACGGCAAGGATGCGCTGCCGGCGGTGCAGGCCAAACTCTAA
- a CDS encoding SulP family inorganic anion transporter, whose product MAWPNRHSLLPFLSWLPRQTRASVGRDLLVGLSGAILALPQSIAYALIAGLPPEYGLYAAIVPVLIACLWGSSWHLICGPTAAISIVLYASVSPLAVPASQDYITLILLLTLLAGLFQWLLGLLRFGALVNFVSHSVVLGFTLGAAVVIALGQLPNLLGLDLPSEATALNSLTSLFAHLDAVDKPSLILGLGTLVVGLALKLLVPRWPSLLISLILSALVVWLWPALFGQVKLVSAFTGRLPPFSPLPLDLDMILRLLPSAVAVGMLGLVTSLSIARSLSARSEQLLDANQEVRAQGLSNIVGAFFSGYLSSGSFTRSGLSYEAGACSPLAGVFSALWVALFAVAGAALIAHIPIPAMAGSILLICWGLVDHHGIRALFRVSRAEFVVMSLTCVATLLLELQTAIYAGVLASLFFYLKRTSQPRVQHGREGDEDILRVGGSIFFGASHYLQVRMQRCHAPRLVIDARQINFIDYSGVAMLHQEARRLLRQNRSLTLRRARASVIEELRKLEGAEKCPIRFED is encoded by the coding sequence ATGGCCTGGCCCAATCGCCATTCACTCTTGCCCTTCCTGAGCTGGCTGCCCCGGCAGACCCGCGCCAGCGTCGGGCGCGACCTGCTGGTGGGCCTGAGCGGCGCCATCCTCGCCCTGCCGCAATCCATCGCCTATGCCCTGATCGCCGGCCTGCCGCCGGAATACGGCCTGTATGCCGCCATCGTCCCGGTGCTGATCGCCTGCCTCTGGGGTTCTTCCTGGCACCTGATCTGCGGTCCGACCGCGGCGATTTCCATCGTCCTCTACGCCAGCGTCAGCCCCCTGGCGGTGCCGGCGTCCCAGGACTACATCACCCTGATCCTGCTGCTGACCCTGCTCGCCGGCCTGTTCCAGTGGCTGCTGGGGCTGTTGCGCTTCGGCGCGCTGGTGAACTTCGTGTCCCATTCAGTGGTGCTCGGCTTCACCCTCGGCGCCGCGGTGGTGATCGCCTTGGGGCAGTTGCCCAACCTGCTGGGCCTGGACTTGCCGAGCGAGGCCACCGCGCTGAACAGCCTGACCTCGCTGTTCGCCCATCTCGATGCCGTGGATAAACCCTCGCTGATCCTCGGCCTGGGCACGCTGGTCGTCGGCCTGGCCCTGAAACTGCTGGTGCCGCGCTGGCCGTCGCTGCTGATCAGCCTGATCCTCAGCGCTCTGGTGGTATGGCTGTGGCCGGCGCTGTTCGGCCAGGTGAAGCTGGTCAGCGCCTTTACCGGGCGGCTGCCGCCGTTCAGCCCGCTGCCGCTGGACCTGGACATGATCCTGCGCCTGCTGCCCAGCGCCGTGGCGGTGGGCATGCTCGGGCTGGTGACCAGCCTGTCGATCGCCCGCTCGCTGTCGGCGCGCTCCGAGCAGTTGCTCGATGCCAACCAGGAAGTCCGCGCCCAAGGCTTGTCGAATATCGTCGGCGCGTTCTTCTCCGGCTACCTGTCGTCCGGCTCCTTTACCCGTTCCGGCCTGAGCTACGAAGCCGGCGCCTGTTCGCCCCTGGCGGGGGTGTTTTCGGCGCTGTGGGTGGCGCTGTTCGCCGTGGCCGGCGCGGCGCTGATCGCCCATATCCCGATCCCGGCCATGGCCGGGAGCATCCTGCTGATCTGCTGGGGGTTGGTGGACCATCACGGCATTCGCGCGCTGTTCCGGGTCAGCCGCGCCGAATTCGTGGTAATGAGCCTGACCTGTGTCGCCACCTTGCTGTTGGAGTTGCAGACAGCGATCTATGCCGGGGTCCTGGCGTCGCTGTTCTTCTACCTCAAGCGCACCTCGCAACCGCGCGTGCAGCATGGGCGCGAAGGCGACGAGGACATCCTGCGGGTCGGCGGCTCGATCTTTTTCGGCGCCAGCCATTACCTGCAAGTGCGCATGCAGCGCTGCCATGCGCCACGCCTGGTGATCGACGCCCGGCAGATCAACTTCATCGACTATTCCGGGGTGGCGATGCTGCACCAGGAAGCCCGCCGCCTGCTGCGGCAAAACCGCAGCCTGACCCTGCGCCGGGCGCGGGCCTCGGTGATCGAAGAGTTGAGAAAGCTCGAGGGCGCGGAGAAATGCCCAATCCGGTTTGAGGATTGA
- the fmt gene encoding methionyl-tRNA formyltransferase yields the protein MTEPLRIVFAGTPEFAAEHLKALLDSPYEIVAVYTQPDRPAGRGQKLMPSPVKELALEHDIPVLQPPTLRNPEAQAELAALAPDLMVVVAYGLILPQVVLDIPRLGCINSHASLLPRWRGAAPIQRSVEAGDAESGVTVMRMEAGLDTGPMLLKVSTPISAEDTGGSLHDRLAEMGPPAVVQAIAGLAAGTLQGEVQDDSLATYAHKLNKDEARIDWSRPAVELERLVRAFNPWPICHSTLNGEALKVLAVSLAEGKGAPGTILGASKDGLLVACGEQALCLTRLQLPGGKALNFSDLFNSRREKFATGTVLGQAADAQ from the coding sequence ATGACTGAGCCTCTGCGCATCGTCTTTGCCGGCACCCCGGAATTTGCCGCCGAACACCTCAAGGCCCTGCTCGACAGCCCCTACGAGATCGTCGCGGTCTACACCCAGCCGGACCGTCCGGCCGGGCGCGGGCAAAAGCTGATGCCGAGCCCAGTCAAGGAGCTGGCGCTGGAGCACGACATCCCCGTGTTGCAGCCGCCGACCCTGCGCAACCCGGAGGCCCAGGCCGAACTGGCGGCCCTCGCGCCGGACCTGATGGTGGTGGTCGCCTACGGCCTGATCCTGCCGCAGGTGGTGCTGGATATTCCGCGCCTGGGTTGCATCAACAGCCACGCTTCGCTGCTGCCACGCTGGCGCGGGGCAGCGCCGATCCAGCGCTCCGTGGAAGCCGGTGACGCCGAGAGCGGCGTGACCGTGATGCGCATGGAAGCCGGCCTGGACACCGGGCCGATGCTGCTCAAGGTCAGCACCCCGATCAGCGCCGAAGACACCGGCGGCAGCCTGCATGACCGGCTCGCCGAAATGGGCCCGCCAGCCGTGGTCCAGGCTATCGCCGGTCTCGCCGCTGGAACCTTGCAAGGCGAGGTCCAGGACGACAGCCTGGCCACCTACGCCCACAAGCTGAACAAGGACGAAGCGCGGATCGACTGGAGCCGCCCGGCGGTGGAGCTGGAGCGCCTGGTACGCGCCTTCAACCCCTGGCCGATCTGCCACAGCACGCTGAACGGCGAAGCCCTGAAGGTGCTGGCCGTCAGCCTCGCCGAAGGCAAGGGCGCACCGGGAACCATACTCGGCGCCAGCAAGGACGGCCTGCTCGTCGCCTGCGGTGAGCAGGCGCTGTGCCTGACCCGCCTGCAATTGCCCGGCGGCAAGGCGCTGAACTTCAGCGACCTGTTCAACAGCCGTCGCGAGAAATTCGCCACCGGCACCGTGCTCGGACAAGCGGCGGACGCCCAATGA
- the hemF gene encoding oxygen-dependent coproporphyrinogen oxidase has translation MTTRTEAVKAYLLDLQDRICAALEAEDGGTRFVEDAWTRPAGGGGRTRVIADGTVIEKGGVNFSHVFGSGLPPSASAHRPELAGRGFEALGVSLVIHPHNPHVPTSHANVRFFIAEKEGEEPVWWFGGGFDLTPYYANIDDCVHWHRVAEKACAPFGPDVYPRYKAWCDSYFHIKHRNEPRGIGGLFFDDLNEWDFDTSFAFMRAIGDAYLEAYLPIVQRRKALAYTEKQREFQEYRRGRYVEFNLVYDRGTLFGLQSGGRTESILMSLPPQVRWGYDWKAEPGSEEARLTEYFLQDRDWLAGSA, from the coding sequence ATGACTACCCGCACCGAGGCCGTAAAAGCCTACCTGCTCGACCTGCAAGACCGCATTTGCGCTGCCCTGGAAGCCGAAGACGGCGGTACGCGCTTCGTCGAAGACGCCTGGACCCGACCGGCCGGCGGTGGCGGGCGTACCCGGGTGATTGCCGACGGTACGGTGATCGAGAAAGGCGGCGTCAACTTTTCCCACGTGTTCGGCAGCGGTTTGCCGCCGTCCGCCAGCGCCCACCGGCCCGAACTGGCCGGCCGTGGCTTCGAGGCGCTGGGCGTGTCGCTGGTGATCCACCCGCACAACCCCCATGTGCCGACTTCCCATGCCAACGTAAGGTTCTTCATCGCTGAAAAAGAAGGCGAAGAGCCGGTCTGGTGGTTCGGCGGCGGTTTCGACCTGACCCCCTACTACGCCAACATCGATGACTGTGTGCACTGGCACCGCGTCGCGGAAAAGGCCTGTGCGCCGTTCGGCCCGGACGTCTACCCGCGCTACAAGGCCTGGTGCGACAGCTACTTCCACATCAAGCATCGCAATGAACCACGCGGCATCGGCGGCCTGTTCTTCGACGACCTCAACGAGTGGGACTTCGACACCAGCTTCGCCTTCATGCGCGCCATCGGCGACGCCTACCTCGAGGCCTACCTGCCGATCGTCCAGCGCCGCAAGGCCCTGGCTTATACCGAGAAGCAGCGCGAGTTCCAGGAATACCGTCGCGGCCGTTATGTCGAATTCAACCTGGTCTACGACCGCGGCACCCTGTTCGGCCTGCAATCGGGCGGGCGTACCGAGTCGATTCTCATGTCCCTGCCGCCGCAGGTCCGTTGGGGCTACGACTGGAAAGCCGAGCCGGGCAGCGAAGAAGCGCGCCTGACCGAATATTTCCTGCAGGACCGCGACTGGCTGGCGGGCTCCGCGTAA
- a CDS encoding NADPH:quinone reductase, which yields MAKRIQFRAHGGPEVLEYVDYQPAEPGPQQVRVSNKAIGLNFIDTYYRSGLYAPPALPSGLGAEGAGVVEAVGSAVTRFKVGDRVAYGSGPLGAYSEVHVLPADNLVHLPDSISFEQAAGVMLKGLTVQYLLRQTYELKGGETVLFHAAAGGVGLLACQWAKALGVKLIGTVSSPEKAALAKSLGAWETIDYSHEDVAKRVLELTDGKKCPVVYDGVGKDTWLTSLDCLQPRGLMVSFGNTSGAVEGVNLGILAAKGSLYVTRPTLGTYASNAESLQAMADDLFGMIASGKLKIEIGQRYPLADAAKAQTELSARRTTGSTILLP from the coding sequence ATGGCCAAACGTATCCAGTTCCGGGCCCATGGCGGCCCGGAAGTACTCGAGTATGTGGATTACCAACCCGCCGAACCGGGCCCGCAACAGGTCCGCGTGAGCAACAAGGCCATCGGCCTGAACTTCATCGACACCTACTACCGCAGCGGTCTCTACGCGCCGCCGGCCTTGCCATCGGGCCTGGGCGCCGAAGGGGCCGGGGTGGTCGAGGCGGTGGGCAGCGCCGTGACCCGCTTCAAGGTCGGCGATCGCGTGGCTTATGGCAGCGGTCCGCTGGGCGCCTACAGCGAGGTGCATGTGCTGCCCGCGGACAATCTGGTGCACCTGCCGGACAGCATCAGCTTCGAACAGGCCGCCGGGGTGATGCTCAAGGGCCTGACCGTGCAATACCTGCTGCGCCAGACCTACGAGCTCAAGGGTGGCGAAACCGTGTTGTTCCACGCGGCCGCCGGCGGGGTCGGGCTGCTCGCCTGCCAGTGGGCCAAGGCCCTGGGGGTGAAGCTGATCGGCACCGTCAGCTCGCCGGAAAAAGCCGCGCTGGCAAAATCCCTCGGCGCCTGGGAAACCATCGACTACAGCCATGAAGACGTGGCCAAGCGCGTACTGGAGCTGACCGACGGCAAGAAATGTCCGGTGGTCTACGACGGTGTGGGCAAAGACACCTGGCTGACCTCGCTGGACTGCCTGCAACCACGAGGCCTGATGGTCAGCTTCGGCAACACCTCGGGCGCGGTGGAGGGGGTCAACCTGGGCATCCTGGCAGCCAAGGGCTCGCTGTACGTCACCCGTCCGACCCTGGGCACCTACGCCAGCAACGCCGAGAGCCTGCAGGCCATGGCCGACGATCTGTTCGGCATGATCGCCAGCGGCAAGTTGAAGATCGAGATCGGCCAGCGTTATCCACTGGCGGACGCGGCGAAGGCGCAGACCGAACTGTCGGCGCGACGCACCACGGGGTCGACCATTCTGCTGCCTTGA
- the def gene encoding peptide deformylase has translation MAILNILEFPDSRLRTIAKPVAVVDDEVRQLVDDMFETMYEAPGIGLAATQVNVHKRIVVMDLSEDRSEPRVFINPEFEALTDEMGQYQEGCLSVPGFYENVDRPQRVKIKALDRDGQPYELIAEGLLAVCIQHECDHLNGKLFVDYLSTLKRDRIKKKLEKQHRQQA, from the coding sequence ATGGCCATTTTAAACATCCTCGAATTCCCCGACTCGCGCCTGCGCACTATCGCCAAACCAGTGGCCGTAGTGGACGACGAAGTGCGTCAGTTGGTCGACGACATGTTTGAAACAATGTATGAGGCGCCCGGCATCGGCCTGGCCGCTACCCAGGTCAACGTGCACAAGCGCATCGTGGTCATGGACCTGTCCGAAGACCGCAGCGAGCCACGGGTGTTCATCAACCCCGAGTTCGAAGCGCTCACCGACGAGATGGGCCAGTATCAGGAAGGCTGCCTGTCGGTACCGGGCTTCTACGAGAACGTCGATCGTCCGCAACGCGTGAAAATCAAGGCCCTGGACCGTGACGGCCAACCTTACGAACTGATCGCCGAAGGCCTGCTCGCGGTGTGCATCCAGCACGAATGCGACCACCTCAACGGCAAATTGTTCGTCGATTACCTGTCCACGCTCAAACGCGACCGGATCAAGAAGAAGCTGGAAAAGCAGCATCGTCAGCAGGCTTGA
- the aroE gene encoding shikimate dehydrogenase: protein MDQYVVFGNPIGHSKSPLIHRLFAEQTAQRLVYTTLLAPLDDFAGCARGFFVDGRGANVTVPFKEDAYRLADSLTARAQRAGAVNTLSKLADGSLLGDNTDGAGLVRDLTVNAGFSLKGKRILLLGAGGAVRGALEPLLAEQPASVIIANRTVEKAELLAELFGDLGPVSASGFDWLREPVDLIINATSASLTGDVPPIAASLIEPGKTVCYDMMYGKEPTAFCRWASQYGAAISMDGLGMLAEQAAEAFFLWRGVRPDTAPVLAELRRQLAL from the coding sequence ATGGATCAGTACGTCGTTTTTGGTAACCCGATCGGCCACAGCAAGTCGCCGCTGATTCATCGGCTGTTCGCCGAGCAGACGGCGCAGCGGCTGGTCTACACCACCCTGCTGGCGCCCCTCGACGATTTCGCCGGCTGTGCCCGCGGGTTCTTCGTCGACGGGCGTGGCGCCAACGTCACGGTGCCGTTCAAGGAAGACGCCTACCGCCTGGCCGACAGCCTGACCGCCCGCGCCCAGCGCGCCGGCGCGGTGAACACCTTGAGCAAGCTCGCCGATGGCAGCCTGTTGGGCGACAACACCGACGGCGCCGGCCTGGTGCGCGACCTTACGGTCAACGCCGGCTTCAGCCTCAAGGGCAAACGCATTCTGCTGCTGGGTGCCGGTGGTGCGGTGCGTGGCGCGCTGGAGCCGCTGCTGGCGGAACAGCCGGCGTCGGTGATCATCGCCAACCGCACGGTGGAAAAGGCTGAGCTGCTGGCCGAGCTGTTCGGCGACCTGGGGCCGGTGTCCGCTAGTGGTTTCGACTGGCTGCGCGAGCCGGTGGACCTGATCATCAATGCCACCTCGGCCAGCCTCACCGGCGACGTGCCGCCGATCGCCGCCAGCCTGATCGAGCCGGGCAAGACGGTTTGCTACGACATGATGTATGGCAAGGAGCCGACCGCCTTCTGTCGTTGGGCCAGCCAATACGGCGCGGCGATTTCCATGGACGGCCTGGGCATGCTCGCCGAACAGGCGGCGGAAGCCTTCTTCCTGTGGCGCGGCGTGCGCCCGGACACCGCGCCGGTGCTGGCGGAGCTGCGGCGCCAGCTGGCGCTCTGA
- a CDS encoding LysM peptidoglycan-binding domain-containing protein, giving the protein MRKSLLALLLVGWAGFGQAQVPLREGYPQRYTVVAGDTLWSIANRFLRDPWQWPALWQANSSLADPDLIYPGDSLALVRVDGEPRLTLERGAFRGTLKLSPQVRRTPLVEAIPTIPLQAIDSFLLSNRILDRADAFNSAPYIVAGDAERVLSGTGDRIFARGRFDPEQSAYGIFRQGKTYTDPQSGELLGINADEIGGGEVVAVEGDIATLQLQRTTQEVRLGDRLFSGEPRTINSTFAPSPPSRAVEGLIIDVPRGVTQIGALDVVTLNKGRRDGLAEGNVLAVLKTGETVRDRVAGGQVKMPDERAGLLMVFRTYDKLSYGLVLNASRSLAIMDKVRNP; this is encoded by the coding sequence ATGAGGAAATCACTACTCGCCTTGCTGCTCGTGGGCTGGGCCGGTTTCGGCCAGGCGCAGGTGCCGCTCCGGGAGGGTTATCCACAGCGCTACACCGTGGTGGCGGGCGATACCTTGTGGAGCATCGCCAACCGCTTTCTGCGCGATCCCTGGCAATGGCCGGCGCTCTGGCAGGCCAATTCCAGCCTTGCCGACCCCGATTTGATCTACCCCGGCGACTCCCTGGCGCTGGTACGAGTCGACGGCGAACCACGCCTGACCCTGGAACGCGGCGCCTTCCGGGGCACCCTCAAGCTGTCGCCCCAGGTGCGCCGCACGCCGCTGGTCGAGGCGATCCCGACCATTCCGCTGCAGGCCATCGACAGTTTTCTGCTGAGCAACCGCATCCTCGACCGGGCCGACGCCTTCAACAGCGCGCCCTACATAGTCGCCGGCGATGCCGAACGGGTGCTCAGCGGCACCGGCGACCGGATCTTCGCGCGCGGCCGTTTCGACCCGGAACAGTCGGCCTACGGCATCTTTCGCCAGGGCAAGACCTACACCGACCCGCAGAGCGGCGAACTGCTGGGAATCAATGCCGACGAGATCGGCGGCGGCGAGGTGGTCGCGGTCGAGGGCGATATCGCCACCCTGCAACTGCAGCGCACCACCCAGGAAGTGCGCCTGGGCGACCGCTTGTTCAGCGGCGAGCCGCGGACCATCAACTCGACCTTTGCCCCCAGTCCGCCGAGCCGGGCGGTTGAGGGCCTGATCATCGACGTGCCACGGGGCGTCACCCAGATCGGCGCGCTGGACGTGGTGACGCTGAACAAGGGGCGGCGCGATGGCCTGGCTGAAGGCAATGTGCTGGCGGTGCTGAAAACCGGTGAAACCGTGCGCGATCGGGTGGCCGGCGGCCAGGTGAAGATGCCGGATGAGCGGGCCGGCCTGCTGATGGTTTTCCGCACCTACGACAAGCTCAGCTACGGCCTGGTGCTCAACGCTTCCCGCTCCCTGGCGATCATGGACAAGGTGCGTAACCCGTAA